The Solanum dulcamara chromosome 6, daSolDulc1.2, whole genome shotgun sequence genome contains the following window.
TCCTTTAAGGAATGTACCATCTAACCCAATAAATGGTCTTAAACCTTTCTTAAAACCTATTTTCAATGCATTGAAACAAATATACATTCTTAGAAATTTTCTTTTACCTTGAGCTAGTGCCTCCTTGGACAAATTAATGACAACATCACTTCCTGGATTTGATTCTCTCAATTCATTTGCATAGGCCTCCagttttttataattatatgtaAAACTACCTTCCAGAGTTTCCAAGACCTCTCTTTTGGCTCTTTTACATTTTCCTTCACTTATATTTAAATCAAAAACTCTATGTAAGTCAGCCCTCATATGTTTTATCTTGTATTTTGGGTGATCTTGTAACTTTCCCTTAAAATATTGAGCTATGATACTAGAGTTGATCAGTGGGTTATCATACACTACACCACAATCACTATGAGGAATTAAAGTCTTAACAGTCACCCCAACAGTAGTGTCATTATCGGATATGTGGCATATAAATGGGCATCCTACAGCATCACATGAATATCTCACCCTATGTGTATCACTTTTTTCAACaactaactttttttttgcCAATGCATAAAGTCTACAAAAATTCCTTGCTTCTGGTATGTCCTTGAAGGTCATACCCTTAACTAACTCCCTAAAATCATTCAAATTTTCAGTGATATCCCTTCTCTTGTGGGTAGCAAGTCTCTCTAATTCCTCACTATCATATTCTGGACATTCAAATGCCATACCATTATCATCCTCAGTGTCACTACAATCTGTCTCAACTTCAGTAACAAAATTAGGTACTAAAGAAAGTGATTCATCATTTTGTAGAACATGCACATTTGTCCCAACTTCATTAACAAAATTAGGTACTAAGAAAAATGATTCATCACTTTGTAGAATATTGGGAACATGCACAACTATTTCACATTCATCAGTAGCAAAGAAATGAATGACATGGTATTCTTCGGAGACAAATGATAATAATTTTCTAATATCTTCATCACCTTCTAATTCAAAGTACTTTCCAGATGGTCCAGAAATAATTAATTGTTGGACATCTACAAATCCTAAATGGAAAGTGTATTCATTTACAATGTCAATATAAGATAAGAGATCAGGATCATACTCTCTCCAACAGTGAACCCATTTCTTTTCATACAATACATGTGGTTCTCGAATTCAATCACCACCATGATGGAAGAATAAGTTGACTTTTATCATCTTAACAAGCTGCAATTAATTAGTAAGTAAAAGTTAATATAAACGAGTAGACAAAATAAGACTCTGGACAAAACTTATTTTCTAACTCCCAAAATGATCTAAGCCTAAACAGCAAATGAAGTTCTCATTATTGTCtatcaccaaaaaataaaaaggaattattttttaaaattgattaagTCAAGCATAAGGtaacaacaaataaaatttgCGTTGTTGTCTATCCCCTTCGGAACCATATCATAACcacaaagaaaaagaggaaaaacaagCAACTGATAATAAACTAGGAATATAAAACTGTTGGGAAAAAACCCAAATTTCAAAAAACAATCaccagattttaaaaaaaaaattatcagatttcaaaaaaaataaaaatcaacctCCATTAATGTTCAAACTTAACAATCCGCAACAAGCCtttaaaaaactgaaaacaCAACAATAGCAATAGCAGATAAACGAAGATTATGGAGTTTGTGAAGAACCTTCTTCCAATAAGAACCTTATGAATAACAACAACAGTAGATAAATGCCTACATGtataatatttgatgatgaaatGGAGGTTGAAGACGATAGAGAGAGGTGATATgcatttttttagagagagaagagagagagcaGCGTTATTGATGGGTTAGGTTTAGGTTTAGGTTTATTTGGGTATGATATGTTATTGATGGGTCGGGTACTAAATTAATTGGGTCggatatatatttatttgatccGGATAAAAAAATAAGAGGGAAAATAAATTGGCCACTAAGAAACCAACATGTGGCACTCTATTATACTCAAGGGTATATTTGGCCCAAATATAACGGTAAGGGTATAATTGGCCCTAAAGTATAACGAAGGGCATGGATGAACTATTTTTCGAAGTTTAGGGGTAATTTTGGCCTTTTTCCGATTTTAAATCAATCCCCAATTTATTAGAACACAACTCATAATTGGAAATCAAACTAAAATCCATACTCACCCCGTCTAATTGTCTATTCTaaaaaagattattattttttactaatataaaattttctatcaaatatacaattgttttgttcattttcttttttttaatcttttatttttaattaggaCATCAAGGACTCAAATTTGAAATGAACTTAAATgttcatattcttttaatttgtaTTATTATCATATGGGGTTGGTGTGGGGATAGGAGAAAatgttattttcattttcctattttaaaTTTCGATACacacaaagaaaaatacaatatAAGTACATAATTGCTTAATTAAATCATCTTCTATTAAATTTGTTGTTTCTATACAAATGTCGCcattattttcttccttttttctcCCTTGTTTTGCCATAAGttgggaaaaaaattaaaaattaaaatggtAGACAAGatccaagaagaaaaaaaggtgGAAGAGAGAGGATGTAATGAcctgttaggtcattttgagaactaatcctctctttttcataaaagaccatttccataaattttaaatgaaattttggactatttcgTAACtatggttaattagttgatgaataattttagataattaatttaatcggTGGACTAAAATTATTAAGTTATTTAAGACCGTGTATCACTTGACCCATATTAAATAAGTTAGTGGGCTTTAATATtgttaaatcataatttgagaaagcgaaaaggaaaaaaaaaggaaggaaCGCCGCACGAAGGCAACAATTGTAGGTTTGGCAAACCTTTTCATAGCTTTTTCCCATttcatttcttctctcttcttatcCACAATGTAAATAGCAAATCATTGATTGATTAATGCTTGATAAAGATTGCAAATGTAATTTCTAGAGAAaatttttaatgtttttttttcttagccATATGTTGGAGTTTTATAGTGGAATTATCAATGAGACATTAGTGGTCATTATAGGGAAAATCGTTGGGAAATTATTATAGGTTAATCATTGGGGTTGAGGTGATAAGAATGAATTATTTATAAGTCAATCTTCTGTGTATTGTTGTGGCTTAGTTCATGATTTACGTAGGTAAGTCTTAGTTTACGTGACTCggcttcaattttaattattattaatttgtcattatattataaagtaagtttggatatattgagatagataattaaatgtTATATGTATTGTGTCAtataatttcattaaatttatgatgttTGTAGGAATTGAGACCTAATCCTAGACTTGATATTTAGGACTTGAgtatagatttgtgtgagtttttgggtctaggctagatatataataataagtgttgttagtttcaaaatcttattgtgattatttatttgactagattacattgatttagaAGCCCAACAAGAGGGGAAGACTCAAGTCTTAGAGTGATTGctttgattatttgaggcaagtgaacttctaaacctcagtttaaacttgtagatgctagtatttccttgttatgtacgttggggagtaatgagatttggacttggttattgactgtatgattgaccttaaaaatggagattaGAGATATAAAATGACATCTAATGACGTGTATAGGTGTGAtcgatgtgatgagattattaacttattttaaacatgTGAAATGATTATATCGATATGAgatgtgaaaattattattgatattatgcTATTATCGTAAattatatgaatatgaattgaATGCATTGGTTCTAATATACTGTGCTGAGActggaaatgatatgaaacaaagggttTGGGCCACATGCTCTAtgacaggtattatgaaataaaggggtcgggtcaTACGCTTTgtggcaggatatgtatattgaggagATGGGACTTAtgttccgtggcaggttacatggacataAATGTCTCTCATAGGTTTcagactgtgattcagcggatgtgtatcgatAGGACAGACGTGCATcgtttcattgcattgcatcacacctttttgatatttgtgaattcgtgtttaccccttattattttgtatatattgaacttgacttgatgtGATCAatttgatgagactattgatgagtattcattgactgtattattattattgtataaaGTATAGGGTTGAGCTGATTTTATGCAACTTGTatttaaggaggttcggttggaatgacaggagtacttgtaatctattgagctttgcttagttttagttgtccacttgttgagtaccgtgttgtatgatactcacccttgcttctacatttgtgtaggttgtgagcccggaactgcttgatctcctagtatTTCCTACTACATCcaaggctatcatttcgagtgttgaggtagttgttatatccatctagcagacacctcttactcttttattatgctttagtcatattctagagacaaagatattgtgactgtattttctttcgtacttcagtaatgtattagtgacttgtacacatgacaaccaatcttgagGGATTTTGGGTTCATGTTACATGTTTTTACtaagttaaagtttgattcattttattttcttccgcatttatttttcattgggtattaggctgactggTGTAGgtggttgagatgagtgtcatcacccAGATTCAGATCGTGACAAAGGAAGTGAAGGGGGGAGGTGAGTACAGAAACTCAAAACTATGTCAAACACGTGAGCCCatatattaagtaattttaaattattttaacgTAGAAGGGCCTCAAATGCCCTTAAACTATGAGATTTAATATACTATTACCCTCTaaataagggtatttttgagtcaAAAGATTGCCGTCAGAGGTATTTGAGGGTTGAAAGATAGACGGAAGGTAGTTTTGTACCAATTCAAATAGTTGACGGACATTTAAGGGCCCTTTTCCGTTTTAAGTTtgatattaaatttatattttatttgattaaatgtATAAATTTAACCTGAAATTAGTTAAATCTTCATAGacatataaattttattggattaaattcatataaattttggattagattcatatttatttgaattGAACGATTGATTTGGACTACACAAgtaaataagttaatttttattaagacaaagattcattttattttgaggCCCAAACTCATGTCATGCGTCAAGTGATGTGGCATCCTACATGGATTCAAAACCAACAAGATAATGCTACATGTTCAAATGATGTGTCAATTCCAATCAAAAACCATCAAATATCCGAAATGACATGTTTTTGATCAATCACAAGCAACCTTATCACATAACATTTGTGTTAAGCTTGATGACTTACATGAATCAATCAGTAAAAAAGTTAATTTACACTTGGACTATTTTACTCCTACAATTATTAGGATTATATAATTATCTAAAGACATTCAACAAGCACGGGAGAGAGTATTGACATCAAATTGATTTTATTGacaagaaaaaagataaaaggaATAAAAACACATCACATAATTAACTAGGAAAACAATAACATCCCTTTTTAAGTAGTTATAATTCTTTCATTAACCCATCATCAACTTCAAGAAAAaccttataacataattaataacaatcaacaacaacaaaataacagtATAGGCAAGAACAAtatattaattgaattaaaaataaattattcttttttttccaattttgtcactcaaattattctttttcGGAAGAGATCGTAGCcaactattcttttattaatagATAGAGATGTTATTTAATGGTGTTGGTTGGTCACATTAATGAAATAAGTTGATAGataaatattaattgaaattaataaatgatgggtgttttatataatataaaagtttgggataatttttaaaacatctcaagttctattttttttaagaacttGAAAACTTGAGATGCTTGTTAAatatatttgccaagtaatAACAAATTATATGAACAAATACTAATTTCTaaaaatttttcaattttttcacaaAAACTATTAGGGCCAAAGGGCACTTAAAGAACCAAATAGTTTTTATTGTACATGTCCCAGAGTTGTAGTAAACAGAAAGTATAAGGGTGCAAAGTTTCAAATATGTAGAAAGAGTTGGGGGTGAAAGGCTCAGTTTGCTGCATCAATGGTAGAACACTTATAAAGTAGAGAAGCTGAGCAACCACTGCTCCGCCGACTAGCAAGACGTTGATGGCATTCTATCACCGCACGCGTCGTGCTCTTCCCATTTGCCTGTGGCGGCGTcacctttcttcttcttcttcttcatctaaAGTTCCTCTTCTTTGGGAATCTAAATCCACCGACTCACAACAATCAGTCACTGTTCAACTATATTCTTGGGGACGTGGTGCATCCGGTCAATTGGGTGGCGGTATTGAAGAAATTCGAATATACCCATCTCCTGttgcttctttttctttatcTCCCACTTTCACCTTATCTTCCCCCATTCCTGGTCGTCTTCCTTCTGCTCCTGTGCTACTGCCATCTTCATTTATTGAGGGAAATGTGGGCGTTGAAATAGGAATTTCTTGTGGGCTTTTCCATTCAGCTTTATTGGTTGATGGGAATCTATGGATTTGGGGAAAAGGTGATGGGGGTCGTCTTGGGTTTGGCCACGAGAACCCAGTTTTTGTTCCTACATTGAATACTCATTTGGACTCGGTTCGAAGTGTTGCTCTTGGTGGACTTCATTCAGTCGCTCTTAACTCTCTTGGGCAGGTCTTCACTTGGTCAGTACCAATTCCAACCTTGTACTGTGCATTGTTTGCCTTTCCTTATGATAGAAATGAAGAAAGTGAAAAATTAACGTATTACTCTCTTTTGCTCATTGTTGTTTTTACATGGATAATGGCTCGGCAATAGGATGAAATGTGGACTTACCAAAGGTTGAAATAATTTGGATCCTGACCAAAAGAATATCTGTCTAGTTTTATATAGTGCCTTCACTTGGTTTTGCTTGGTAACTAGAAAGAATTGAAGAGAAAGGTTGAAGTAATTTTGATGCTGAACTgaaaaattcatttttagtcTCTTATTTTGGCAAGAGTCCTTGTTGCTTGTTATAGAACTGTGATTTAAGATGAATGGGACACATACAATGCCACGGAAGAGAATGTGAACTTTCTTTATCACTGTTCCTTTGTGTATACAGCTGTTGTAAGCAGAAAAGAGTATAATATTTTCATTGCATAGCTGTATAGTTTGTCTAGATAGTGTGTCCTTTACCTAGTTTTATCAggtaaatataatatttatgtagAAAGTATTAAAGTTTGAATAAACTTTATGCTGAATCTACATATATCTATCTAGTCTACaatctcttatttttttaaccccTCACTAGGATCTCCCACCTTTTGCTCCCTTGGTGACTCGAACCCACAACTTTAGGGTTGGAGGTGGAAGGTACTTATCATCTGAGCAACCCCTATTGTCAGTTTACAATGTTTTGTCATGACAATTGTtgcttattattgttattgtgaaCTTAAGATGAATGAATACACAGAATGGTTGCACATgataaaaatgtaattttttaatgtaAATTTGTGTATTTAAGTACTTTTGATAATTTGTTTCGACCTGTAGTCTGAAGACATACCTTTATATATGTGTAATTTTGTGAActtaagaaaaagaagaaagatttaTGAACGCATATCGGTTTCCGattatttattgttgttttgaCCTGGAGCATGGAAAAATGCCTACTGCGATAATGCCTATGGTCAACAAGGTTTTCTTGTGTAGTAATCTCTTTCTAGCATGACCTGCATTTAGTTTTGCTTAAAAAGTCTGGAGGTACTAAAGTTTGAAGTAGTATGGGGGCTGAATAAAAAATCCTAATGGTATGACCTTCACTTAGTTTTACTTTGTAACTAGAAAGGAATGTATAGAAAAGATTGAGGCAATTATGATGCTGAACCAAAAAATACATGCTTAGTCTCTATTTTTGGCAACAATTGCTTATTATCATAGTTGTGAATCTAAGATGCTTGAACGCATATAATGGCTGCACAAGCGGAACTGTAAACTTTCTTTATCACTGTTTCATTGTGTATAAAGACATCATCACCCCTTTTTGATAGGCTCTGTAAGCATCATCACCCCTTTTCGGTATGGAAATGTACACATTATCGCCCTTTCTGCTAGCAAATAAGGCTATAGGACGAATTTACAGCGGAGTCATGCATTTTCCATTGAAGAGTTTGACGTAGAAGTATTCTAATTCCTTTAGTGAAAGAGGGATGAAATTTAATTGTTGATGGTGAATAGTTTGAATGACTTGGTGAAATCAGAATCAGCAGTTTTGTTCATTGTAACTTGATTCTTTTATGGAAAAAATGAAGTTTTCAGGGGTTACGGTGGTTTATTCTAATTCCTTTAGTGAAAGAGAGATGAAATTTAATTGTTGATGGTGAATAGTTTGAATGACTTGGTGAAATCAGAATCAGCAGTTTTGTTCATTGTAACTTGATTCTTTTATGGAAAAAATGAAGTTTTCAGGGGTTACGGTGGTTTTGGCGCTCTTGGTCATAAAGTTTATCATAGAGAGCTGGTCCCTAGATTAGTTGAGGGCTCTTGGGATGCAGAAATATGCCACGTTGCAACCAGTGGGACACATACAGCTGCTATAACAAAATCAGGTAGGATATTCAAACACTTTCAGGTTTCACACCACCAGGTAGAGAAAATGTGGGTATCTGCTTTTCTTTATGATCGATAGCTATAATTTTTGGATTGATTAATTTAAGTATTTAACTTCTATTTAGCTGATTCATCATTAGTAGTTATAATTGGATTACTGATTTGACAATAAAGTCACTTTTTCATTTTGAACTCTATCTTACTCTATAAATCTCCACATGTTAGAATAATAGGATTATGGTCTGACCCTATTCTTGGTAACAATGTTTGTTTGACCTGTAAGAAAGAGTCCTCCCAGTCAGCTGAGTATAGGAATCTGTCAATCCTGGAAGCACTAATATGATTTTCACCCCTCGATCCTCCAAATAAATGGATCTATCAATTCCAGATCATTGATGTTCTCAGAACATTCAGCCATTGCACCTGGTATTCTGTTGACAATTTGCTCTCTCTGCCACAAACCTAGTGACATTAAAGTCACCACACACCACCCAAGGTCCCTCCCAATTGTTTCTGCTAGTTGCCAATTCACTTCACAACCCTCTTCTGATCACCCTATTACAATCTGCATAGACAACACTCATGAACCAGGTAAGATCCTGACTTATATATGTGAACTTACAGGTGATCATGCCCAACAACCTCCACAAGTTCTCCTATCCACTCTCTTTTATCCCACATTATCAAAATCCCTCTACTACCCCTAGCCTCCAAATGTTCTTCTCCCACCCATCTATTAGCCCACAATTCCTTTAACAGATTGCTTACCTCTCCTTCAATCTTTGCTTCTAAAAGACCATAGATGTTTAGCACCCTACTGGTGAATTAATTGTTTTACCAATCCTCTCTTATCCACACCATTTAACCCCCTCACATTCCATGATACAGTTTTGATTTTCATTGATCACCAATTGGTAGCCTTCTCCTCTTTCTCAATTCACTCTTCAGTTCGCCATCCGTATATTTTAcctcaaaaattaaatttctgaCCTCTTTTGGCCTTTTGGGACCAGTTGGTTGTTGCAGCTGCTTGTCTTTGACACCCGCCTCCTTTGGTCAAGCTTCTCACATAGTACCTCTGCATCGTTTTCTAATCTATCAAAAATAGCTCCAAATTCCTTGCTTAATTTGATGATATTTTTCTGCACCCTTGATGTTGCACCATTTTCCACCTTGCTATCACACTCACTGGAGTTAAATTGGATAGGCGTGGGCTCCTCAATTGGAATTAGTTGGCTTGGCATACCTTCCCCTGCTTTCCCCCCTTTTCCTCCTGCATCGACTAGCCCAATTTCTGAGTTCGCAACCATAGGAATTATGGTCACATCGCCCGCACAAGTTCATTCCGTCCCTCTACATGTGATCATCGATCCTTTTTCGGATGACCATCTCCCTTGCTTCATCTTCATGACTAAAGCTTGTCACAGTTCACGGCTCTTCTAACAAACCCAGGCGTGAGTTAATATTGTCAGTAAATGGCTCAGCTACCAGAGGAGCACTTTTACTGATATAATCTTGGTCCTAAAACCATTCAGCCCACCTTCATTTAAATGAAGAGATTAACCAACAgaaggagaaaaataaaagtggCCAACTGGCCCTACTCCTTTTGAACTGCTACAACCAGCCACGTGTCCTTTCCCTTTATCCATTTTGTAAAAACCCAGACCCTTCTCATTATCCAAAGGATCTCCCGTTGCTATTCCTTTCCCAGACCTCTGTGCTTTCTGTTTCTCTACAACCAATTGATCCTGGCTGTCTTCTCCCCTTCCGTGAAACGGCCTGTCACCTCTGGGTTGTTCAACAATCCTAGTTTTTTCAAATCTTGCCGGCGCCGCAATCCAGACTGGTAAAGTGATCTCCATTCTCCATCATCTACTTCGATGGATGTCCGAATATTTCTGGCGGTCCCTTGACTTTGAATCGAGCCCTTCTCAGATGGTTCTCGAGCTCCGTTTTCTCTTTTGCCCTGAACCAGCCACCACATTTATCTGCGATCTCTTTCATTACCCCTGTGGACCAGAGCTGGAGTGAAAGACCTAGTGTCCTAATCCAGTACCAGTTGAAATTGGTACGGATTGAGTATGCTCCAGGTGTTGGTGACCACC
Protein-coding sequences here:
- the LOC129892554 gene encoding RCC1 domain-containing protein RUG3, mitochondrial isoform X1 — its product is MAFYHRTRRALPICLWRRHLSSSSSSSKVPLLWESKSTDSQQSVTVQLYSWGRGASGQLGGGIEEIRIYPSPVASFSLSPTFTLSSPIPGRLPSAPVLLPSSFIEGNVGVEIGISCGLFHSALLVDGNLWIWGKGDGGRLGFGHENPVFVPTLNTHLDSVRSVALGGLHSVALNSLGQVFTWGYGGFGALGHKVYHRELVPRLVEGSWDAEICHVATSGTHTAAITKSDELYTWGRDEGDGRLGLGPGRGPNEAGGLSIPLKVKSLPVSVSAVSCGGFFTMALSSEGELWNWGANSNYELGRGDKLGGWKPQPVPSLKGVRVIQIASGGYHSLALTDKGEVLSWGHGGHGQLGNSSLQNQKVPIPVEALANEKVIYISCGGSSSAAITDGGKLYMWGYAKDCQLGVPGLPEKQSSPIEVKFLMEDDGLGNHNVLSVAIGASHAMCLVSRSGH
- the LOC129892554 gene encoding RCC1 domain-containing protein RUG3, mitochondrial isoform X2, yielding MAFYHRTRRALPICLWRRHLSSSSSSSKVPLLWESKSTDSQQSVTVQLYSWGRGASGQLGGGIEEIRIYPSPVASFSLSPTFTLSSPIPGRLPSAPVLLPSSFIEGNVGVEIGISCGLFHSALLVDGNLWIWGKGDGGRLGFGHENPVFVPTLNTHLDSVRSVALGGLHSVALNSLGQVFTWGYGGFGALGHKVYHRELVPRLVEGSWDAEICHVATSGTHTAAITKSANSNYELGRGDKLGGWKPQPVPSLKGVRVIQIASGGYHSLALTDKGEVLSWGHGGHGQLGNSSLQNQKVPIPVEALANEKVIYISCGGSSSAAITDGGKLYMWGYAKDCQLGVPGLPEKQSSPIEVKFLMEDDGLGNHNVLSVAIGASHAMCLVSRSGH